The window TCGACATCACGGCGGCCGGGACGAGCGCCCCCACGACGATCGCGCCGAACACCAGCCCGGCCAGCGGCCCCGGCATCAACCGGTCGACCAGCATCGGCACGGCCGCCTCGGCGCCTCCCTCCGGGGCCTGTACGCCCGCGGCGAGGGCCGCGACACCGAGGAAGCCGAAGAGCGCGAGCAGGCCCGTCCAGGCGGGCAGGGCCACGGCGACCTTGCGCAAAGTGCGCGGGCTGTCGGCGGCGAATCCGGCGGTGAGCACGTGCGGGTACATCAGCAGGGCCAGCGCCGAGCCCAGGGCGAGGGTGGCGTAGGCGGGCTGCTGCTCGGGGGAGAGGAGCAGGGCGGAGTGTGCGGTGTCCGTACCGCCGAGCCGTTGCGCGGCCCGGTCGAAGAGCGGGCCGGGGCCGCCGAGCCGGTCGAGGACCAGCCAGCAGACCGCGGTGAGCGAGACGAAGACCGCCACCGCCTTGAGAGCGGAGATGACCGCGGGCGCGCGCAGCCCGTGCCGGTACGTCGCCACCGCGAGTCCCGCGAAGAGCCCGACCATCACCAGGTCGCCGGCCGCGCCGCGCGGATAGACGCCCCCGGCGGTGAGTACCGCGCGGATGCCCAGCAACTGCAACGCCAGATACGGCATCGTCGCGAGGATCCCGGTGAGCGCGACGACCAGGGCCAGCGGCGGCGAACCGTACCGTCCACGGACGAAGTCGCCGACGGTCACATAGCCGTGGCGGCGGGCCACCGCCCACAGCCGCGTCAGCAGGACGAAGGCGAGCGGACAGACGATCACCGTGTACGGGACCGCGAAGAAGGCGGGTGCCCCGTTGCCGTACGCCAGGCCTGGGACGGCCGTGAAGGTGTACGCGGTGAAGATCGTGCCGCCCAGCAGCAGCCAGGTCCACACCGGACCGAGGCTCCGGTCGGCCAGCGCCCAGCCCTCCAGGGACGGCAGCCGGTCGGTGGGGCGCAGCCGCCGAGCCGTGACGGCGAGCAGCGACGCTCCGCCGATCACGGCGAGAAACGTCGCGGTCATGGCGACATCCGCCATGGGTCACCGTCCTTGGTGTGCCTGTGCCCTTGCCGGAGAGTTGCGCGGGCACCCCACTCGGAGGACAGGGAACCGGCGGGAAATCTTCTGGAAATTCGCTGTCAACCAGTTCCGGCCGGTGGGCAACTCTTGCACAGACCGACAAGCACGGGGAGAGGAGCGCAGGTCATGGCACCCACGGGTCATCACCGGCTACGGCGCGTCGCGATCGCCGTACTGCTCCTCGCGCCCGCCGCGGGTCTGCTGTGGGTGCCCTGGTACGCCGGCGAGAGCCCACGGCTCGCCGGGACGCCGTTCTTCTACTGGTACCAGCTCGCCTGGGTGCCGGGCTGCTGCCTGTGCCTCCTGGCCGCGTACGCACTGACCAGGCACGACCGCCACGACCCCTAGGCGTACGTACGGCCGCCACGACACCTGGTTCGTACGTCCTCCGCAGTCCGCACCGCCGACCCGTACGCATCCGTACCACCACATATCACCGTAGAGGTGAGGAGCCGTCATGCCCACGTCAGTCATGCCCGAATCCGGCCGCCCGGCGCCGGAAGAGCCGCCGCCCGCACGTTCCCGGATGACTCCGGGGTCGATGCTGCTGTGGGCCGCGGTCGCCCTGATCGGCGCGATTGGCTGGGGCGTCCTCGCGCTGGCCCGCGGTGAGGAGATCTCCGCGGTCTGGCTGGTGGTGGCCGCCCTCGGCTCGTACGCCATCGCCTACCGCTTCTACTCCCGCTTCGTCGCGCGGCGCGTGCTGAAGCCCGACGACCGGCGGGCCACCCCTGCCGAACGCCTGGAGGACGGAGTCGACTTCCAGCCGACCGACCGCCGGGTGCTGCTCGGCCACCACTTCGCTGCGATCGCCGGCGCCGGTCCGCTGGTGGGGCCGGTGCTCGCGGCCCAGATGGGGTATCTGCCCGGCACCCTGTGGATCGTCGCCGGAGTGATCTTCGCCGGGGCGGTGCAGGACATGGTGGTGCTGTTCCTGTCCATGCGGCGGGACGGCAAATCGCTCGGGCAGATGGCCCGGGAGGAGATCGGCAGGGCGGGCGGGGCCGCGGCCCTGATCGCCGTCTTCGCCATCATGATCATCCTGCTCGGGGTGCTCGCCCTGGTCGTGGTCAACGCGCTCGCCCACTCACCCTGGGGCACCTTCTCGGTCGCCATGACCATCCCCATCGCCCTGTTCATGGGCTTCTGGCTGCACCGCATCCGGCCGGGCCGGGTCGTCGAGACCAGCCTGATCGGAGTGGCGCTGCTGCTTCTCGCCATCGTGGGCGGCAGCTGGGTCCAGGAGTCCTCGCTCGCCGACACCTTCACCCTCAGCCCGACGACCCTTGTCTTCTGTCTCGTCGGCTACGGCTTCGTCGCCTCCGTGCTGCCCGTGTGGATGCTGCTCGCACCGCGCGACTACCTCTCCACCTTCATGAAGATCGGCACCATCGCGCTCCTCGCGGTCGGCGTGATCGTGGCCGCGCCCGTGCTGCGGACCGACGCGGTCAGCGACTTCGCCTCCTCCGGCACGGGCCCGGTCTTCGCCGGATCCCTCTTCCCGTTCCTCTTCATCACCATCGCGTGCGGCGCGCTCTCCGGCTTCCACGCACTGGTCGCCTCCGGGACCACCCCCAAGCTGATCCAGAAGGAGTCCCAGGTCCGCATGATCGGCTACGGCGCCATGCTGATGGAGTCGTTCGTCGCGATCATGGCGCTGATCGCGGCCGCCACCCTGGAACCCGGCCTGTACTACGCGATGAACGCGCCCGCCGGACTGCTCGGCACGACGGCCGAGTCCGCCTCCCAGGCAGTGGCGGGCCTCGGCTTCACCATCACCCCCGACCAACTGACACAGGCGGCCAAGGCGGTCGAGGAACAGACCCTCATCGCCCGCTCGGGCGGAGCACCGACCCTCGCCGTCGGCATGTCGGAGATCTTCTCCGGCGTCTTCGGCGGCAGCTCGATGAAGGCCTTCTGGTATCACTTCGCGATCATGTTCGAGGCGCTGTTCATCCTGACCACGGTCGACGCCGGCACCCGCGTCGGACGCTTCATGCTCCAGGACATGCTCGGCAACGTCTGGAAGCCGATCGGCCGGGTCAACTGGAAGCCCGGCATCTGGCTGTGCAGCGCACTCGTCGTCGCGGCCTGGGGCTACTTCCTCCACTCCGGCGCCACCGACCCCCTGGGCGGAATCAACCAGCTCTTCCCGCTCTTCGGCATCGCCAACCAGCTCCTCGCCGCCATCGCCCTCACCGTCTGCACGACCGTCCTCGTCAAGTCCGGGCGGCTGCGCTGGGCCTGGGTCACCGGTGTCCCGCTGGCCTGGGTGGTCGCGATCACCTTCACCGCCGGCTGGCAGAAGATCTTCTCCGCCGACCCGCGCGTCGGCTTCTTCGCCCAGCGCGAGCGGTACGCCGACGGCATCGACGCCGGTCAGGTCCTGCCGCCGGCCAAGACCCTCGACGACATGCACACCGTGGTCACCAACTCCACGGTCGACGGCGTCCTGATCGCCCTGTTCCTGCTCCTGGTCGCCGTGGTGATCGTCAACGCGGCCGTGGTCTGCGTACGCGCCGTACGGTCCCCCGTCCCGCTGCCGACGACCGAGACGCCGTACGTCGAGTCCCGTATCGACCTCCCGGAGCAGTCCGCCGAACCGCTGGCGGGAGCCCGGACATGAGCGTCCGTCGATGGGCGCGGGCCGTGCGCTGGTACCTGCGCGAGCTGACCGGGGAGGCGGAGTACGACCGCTACTGCGAGCGTCAGCTGCGCCACCACCCACTCGCGCCGCTGCCGACTCCCCGTGAGTACCAGACGCTGCGAGCCCGGCACCGGGAGGACCATCCACAGAGCCGCTGCTGCTGACTCGGAGTGCGGAGGGGGCCGCCGGCGGCCCGGCGTGGCAAGAGCGCCGGGCCGCCGAGGGCCACTACTCCGTACGCAGCGCCACAGCCGTACGGGCTTTCGCCGCCCAGCCCGCCGGGAGCAGGGCACCCAGCATCGCGATCGCGATCCCGGCCAGGGCCAGCAGCACCAACTGCCAGGGCACGTACACATCGAGGACCGAGGGCGGCAGGTTGGTGCCGGCCGCCCGCCCCATCACCGGCAGCACGATGCCGTGCAGCGCGAACCCGGCGGGCACGCCGACCAGACCGCCGAGCACACCGATCCCGGCCACCGAGGCGAGTACGAGGCCCACGGTCTGCCGTGGCGACATACCGAGCGCCTTGCAGACGCCGAGGTCGTGGACGCGCTCCCGGGTGTCGATGACAACGGAGTTGAGCACACCGAGACCGGCCACGGAGACCAGCATGAGGGTGAGCAGTGCCGCCATCGACTGCAGGATGAGGACGAAGTTGTCCTGTTCCGAAGGGGAGTTGGCCATGGCGTCGCCGCCCAGCGGCCGCACCGCCGCGGCGAGCTTGTCGGCGTAGTCGGCGGGAGAGACACCCGGCTCCACCTCGACGAGGAACGTCCGGGGTTCGGCCGCGGGGAAGTCGGCAATGCTCGCGTGGAGTTGCATGCCGTCGTCCTCCGTGTCGAAGGCCTCGCCGACGATCCGCAGGGTCCGGGTGTCTCCCTGGTGGGTCACCCGGACGGTGTCACCGACCTTGGTGCCGGTCCGGTCCAGGAAGCCCGTGGCCACCACGACCTGCCCCCGACCGTCGATCCAGTGACCGCTGATCATCTCGTAGCTGCCCGAGCGGGAGTCTCCCTGGTAGAGGCTGATCGTGACCGAGCCGGTGCCCCCGGCCACGGTGGCGTCCTCCTGGGTCGTGCCGTAGTACGAAGCGGTGCCTTCCTGGGCCTCGACGGCCGCGCGTATCCGTGCCGGATCGGCGGGCGGGGCCTCGGACCGGCCCTCGGCCGACGCTTCGGGCCCGACCTCGATCGGCTGGGGTCCGGGTCCGCCGGCGAACACCGTGACCGCGGCGCGGTCCTCGGGATCCTGCGCCTCGCCGACCGCGGTGAGGGACGCGGTGAGCCCCACCGCGAAGGTCGCCGCGACCGTACCGAAGGCCACCGCGAGCAGCATCGCGACCGTGCGGACCGGGTGTGCGAAGGGGCTCGCGAGGCCGTACGTCACCGCCCTCGGCAGCGGCAGCCGGCTCGCCACCCGGTGCGCCCACTGGCCGCGACCCGTCCGCGGGGCCCGGCCCACCGCGATGGCCTCCACCGTACTGAGCCGCCCGGCCCGCAGCGCGGGAACCAGCGCGGCGACCCCGACGACCACCAGCGCGGCGACCGGCACCACTACGTCCACCCACCAGGCCACTGTCAGCGAGGCGGTCCCGTACGCCTGCTCGGTGTCGTCGAGGAGCGGCACGGCCAGCAGGTTTCCCAGCACGACGCCCAGCGCGATACCGACGGCCGCCGGGATCAGCGCCTGGGCCACATAGGCCCGTACGACCTCACGCGGCGTGAAGCCGATGGCCTTGAGGATGCCGATCCTGCGCAGACTGGAGCCGACCGCGCCGCTGGTCACACTGCCGACGATGATCACCGACATCACGATGCCGAGGACACCGAAGGCGATGAGGAAGGGGATGGTCGGGGCGGCGCCCTGGTCGGCGGCGCGCTTGGTCTCCAGATAGGACTGGCTGCCCAGCAGCGCACCGGACGGCACGGCCGCGGCGAGCTTCTTCCGGCCGTCGGTGACCTGCTTG is drawn from Streptomyces liliifuscus and contains these coding sequences:
- a CDS encoding YbdD/YjiX family protein, yielding MSVRRWARAVRWYLRELTGEAEYDRYCERQLRHHPLAPLPTPREYQTLRARHREDHPQSRCC
- a CDS encoding carbon starvation CstA family protein, whose product is MPTSVMPESGRPAPEEPPPARSRMTPGSMLLWAAVALIGAIGWGVLALARGEEISAVWLVVAALGSYAIAYRFYSRFVARRVLKPDDRRATPAERLEDGVDFQPTDRRVLLGHHFAAIAGAGPLVGPVLAAQMGYLPGTLWIVAGVIFAGAVQDMVVLFLSMRRDGKSLGQMAREEIGRAGGAAALIAVFAIMIILLGVLALVVVNALAHSPWGTFSVAMTIPIALFMGFWLHRIRPGRVVETSLIGVALLLLAIVGGSWVQESSLADTFTLSPTTLVFCLVGYGFVASVLPVWMLLAPRDYLSTFMKIGTIALLAVGVIVAAPVLRTDAVSDFASSGTGPVFAGSLFPFLFITIACGALSGFHALVASGTTPKLIQKESQVRMIGYGAMLMESFVAIMALIAAATLEPGLYYAMNAPAGLLGTTAESASQAVAGLGFTITPDQLTQAAKAVEEQTLIARSGGAPTLAVGMSEIFSGVFGGSSMKAFWYHFAIMFEALFILTTVDAGTRVGRFMLQDMLGNVWKPIGRVNWKPGIWLCSALVVAAWGYFLHSGATDPLGGINQLFPLFGIANQLLAAIALTVCTTVLVKSGRLRWAWVTGVPLAWVVAITFTAGWQKIFSADPRVGFFAQRERYADGIDAGQVLPPAKTLDDMHTVVTNSTVDGVLIALFLLLVAVVIVNAAVVCVRAVRSPVPLPTTETPYVESRIDLPEQSAEPLAGART
- a CDS encoding sodium:solute symporter family protein → MADVAMTATFLAVIGGASLLAVTARRLRPTDRLPSLEGWALADRSLGPVWTWLLLGGTIFTAYTFTAVPGLAYGNGAPAFFAVPYTVIVCPLAFVLLTRLWAVARRHGYVTVGDFVRGRYGSPPLALVVALTGILATMPYLALQLLGIRAVLTAGGVYPRGAAGDLVMVGLFAGLAVATYRHGLRAPAVISALKAVAVFVSLTAVCWLVLDRLGGPGPLFDRAAQRLGGTDTAHSALLLSPEQQPAYATLALGSALALLMYPHVLTAGFAADSPRTLRKVAVALPAWTGLLALFGFLGVAALAAGVQAPEGGAEAAVPMLVDRLMPGPLAGLVFGAIVVGALVPAAVMSIAAATCFVRNVYVEYVQPTATPKRQVRIAKAVSLTAKVGAVAFVFGLRDQDAINLQLLGGVWILQIFPAVAVGLFTGRLHPRALLAGWAVGMTAGTFLVVREGFSSIVAFGSAEQPLEIYAGLAALVLNLSVALVGTAALERLGVPRGADVTDLPSRLTVRRRPETGATNP
- a CDS encoding DUF3311 domain-containing protein is translated as MAPTGHHRLRRVAIAVLLLAPAAGLLWVPWYAGESPRLAGTPFFYWYQLAWVPGCCLCLLAAYALTRHDRHDP
- a CDS encoding ABC transporter permease, whose protein sequence is MTRFGGGALGRVIRSGVGRRRVQTVVIAVATMMAVASAVVAGSLIVAANAPFDRAFAKQQGAHLTAQFDPVRASTAQLKATREQTGVAASAGPYPSTTIQPEDSEGRRMPKLTLVGRSGPKADVDDLDLKSGRWAAKAGEIVLNASFSGPAFKLGSTLRTSDAGGGSTLTVVGFALSVSKTADAWATPAQTRALASADNPLTSQMLYRFDSAGTDKQVTDGRKKLAAAVPSGALLGSQSYLETKRAADQGAAPTIPFLIAFGVLGIVMSVIIVGSVTSGAVGSSLRRIGILKAIGFTPREVVRAYVAQALIPAAVGIALGVVLGNLLAVPLLDDTEQAYGTASLTVAWWVDVVVPVAALVVVGVAALVPALRAGRLSTVEAIAVGRAPRTGRGQWAHRVASRLPLPRAVTYGLASPFAHPVRTVAMLLAVAFGTVAATFAVGLTASLTAVGEAQDPEDRAAVTVFAGGPGPQPIEVGPEASAEGRSEAPPADPARIRAAVEAQEGTASYYGTTQEDATVAGGTGSVTISLYQGDSRSGSYEMISGHWIDGRGQVVVATGFLDRTGTKVGDTVRVTHQGDTRTLRIVGEAFDTEDDGMQLHASIADFPAAEPRTFLVEVEPGVSPADYADKLAAAVRPLGGDAMANSPSEQDNFVLILQSMAALLTLMLVSVAGLGVLNSVVIDTRERVHDLGVCKALGMSPRQTVGLVLASVAGIGVLGGLVGVPAGFALHGIVLPVMGRAAGTNLPPSVLDVYVPWQLVLLALAGIAIAMLGALLPAGWAAKARTAVALRTE